The Chryseobacterium sp. 52 genome includes a region encoding these proteins:
- a CDS encoding transporter, which produces MKKIFFAGISLLLFNIHQAKNINDSLYIPRDEENRTLFFDDDCDACGCAAGNGSSGFESLLNPQFIGIKYFAQHYKAKENLFVKDLTQDQYFNTLQVWGKIPLTKKLSVYASLPFQFHEKKTMQGDVNINGIGDLNLMGIYRIINSEDSFHQLNGGLGVKVPLGKFDVKGASGVNPSFQLGTGSWDYQAALNYKFQKNKLAVLVNTDYTVKTENKKQYRFGNQWNYAATGFYQISGNEKTIFSAKAGLQGEVYDKNKQFDEVLPNTAGSALYGKLGFEASYKKFSLGGEVMLPAYSNLAGGDIEAKSRFSIFLNFGI; this is translated from the coding sequence ATGAAGAAGATATTTTTTGCAGGAATAAGCCTGCTTTTATTCAATATACATCAGGCTAAAAATATAAATGACAGTTTGTACATACCAAGAGATGAAGAAAACCGTACTTTATTTTTTGATGATGACTGTGATGCCTGTGGATGTGCGGCAGGGAATGGCTCATCAGGCTTTGAATCCCTGTTAAATCCTCAGTTTATAGGAATCAAATACTTTGCCCAGCATTATAAAGCAAAGGAAAACCTTTTTGTCAAAGACCTTACGCAGGATCAGTATTTTAATACCTTACAGGTTTGGGGTAAAATTCCTTTAACTAAAAAGTTAAGTGTATACGCTAGCCTTCCCTTTCAGTTTCATGAGAAAAAAACAATGCAGGGCGATGTCAATATTAACGGTATCGGAGATTTGAATCTGATGGGCATTTACAGAATCATTAATTCTGAAGATAGTTTTCATCAGTTGAATGGTGGTTTGGGAGTGAAAGTCCCTTTGGGGAAATTTGATGTAAAAGGAGCTTCCGGTGTCAATCCAAGTTTTCAGCTGGGAACGGGAAGCTGGGACTACCAGGCAGCTTTGAACTATAAATTTCAAAAAAATAAATTGGCTGTACTGGTAAATACAGATTATACGGTGAAAACAGAGAATAAAAAGCAATACCGTTTTGGAAACCAATGGAATTACGCTGCGACAGGCTTTTATCAGATTTCAGGAAATGAAAAAACAATCTTTTCTGCCAAGGCGGGACTTCAGGGTGAAGTGTATGATAAAAATAAGCAGTTTGATGAAGTGCTTCCCAATACAGCGGGAAGTGCTTTATACGGAAAACTGGGTTTTGAAGCCTCGTATAAAAAGTTCAGTTTGGGAGGTGAAGTCATGCTTCCGGCTTATTCCAATCTGGCGGGAGGTGATATTGAAGCAAAATCTAGATTCAGTATTTTTCTCAATTTTGGAATTTGA
- a CDS encoding TonB-dependent receptor plug domain-containing protein, with amino-acid sequence MVKKLLTASQFQKSVITLFVAASQLIFSQSRDSIREKTILPIHIYKKDFKEIIPAQILSGEQLERLNSQSVADALRYFSGVQIKDYGGMGGLKTVNIRSMGSQHVGVFYDGIQLGNVQNGIVDLGKFSLDDIESISLYNGQKSEIFQPAKDFGSSGSIYLQPKTPVFKGDQKTNLTVKLKLGSISLFNPSFRLEQKLSDKVSASVSSEFVQSDGLYKYKYQKKNSDGSVAYDTIARRYDSYIRAKRFETSLHGLINDGSWNVRGYGYISDRGIPTAIVNNGFGPKGQQMLDENYFVQANFRKKLFPKFETQVKAKFAYDYTRFLDTVNVATTVLPIDNSYVQRELYFSTSNVYSINKDWDVSASYDFQYNNLNASLTNFSYPTRYTSLLAFATTYQWNKFKFLGSVLGTFVNENVKMNAKSPNKTEWTPSAFLSYQPFDSKDFTVRAFYKRIFRMPTFNDLYYTMIGNVMLKPEYTSQYDVGFTYQKLYDHQFFKGIYVKVDGYYNEVENKIIAVPTTNLFRWMMTNLGDVRIIGADVNVQAEFDIHKIKLKPLVSYTYQRAGDYTDKKEDYYADQISYVPWHALTFTMMADYKDWSFNYSFMYTGERYDAQLNNIQINYLQPWYTHDLSIQKKFNWDSHQFKASFEVNNILDQNYDVVKNYPMPGRNFKLIVSFTL; translated from the coding sequence ATGGTTAAAAAACTACTCACTGCTTCACAGTTTCAAAAAAGTGTTATCACATTATTTGTGGCAGCATCTCAACTTATTTTCTCACAATCCAGAGACAGTATCCGGGAGAAAACGATTCTTCCGATCCATATTTATAAAAAAGATTTTAAAGAAATTATTCCTGCTCAGATACTTTCAGGGGAACAGCTGGAAAGACTGAACAGTCAGTCGGTCGCTGATGCTTTAAGGTATTTTTCAGGAGTGCAGATTAAAGATTACGGAGGAATGGGCGGCCTGAAAACAGTGAATATCCGAAGTATGGGAAGCCAGCATGTGGGTGTTTTCTATGATGGTATTCAGCTTGGCAATGTCCAGAACGGGATTGTGGATCTTGGAAAGTTCTCATTGGATGATATTGAATCTATTTCTTTATACAATGGGCAGAAAAGTGAAATTTTCCAGCCGGCGAAAGACTTCGGATCTTCGGGATCTATTTATCTTCAGCCCAAAACACCTGTTTTTAAAGGAGATCAGAAAACGAACTTAACGGTTAAATTAAAATTAGGCTCCATCAGTTTATTCAATCCTTCATTCCGTCTGGAACAGAAGCTGTCCGATAAGGTTTCGGCAAGTGTCAGCTCAGAGTTTGTACAAAGTGATGGATTGTATAAATATAAATACCAAAAGAAAAATTCCGACGGATCTGTTGCGTACGATACCATTGCCAGAAGATATGATTCTTATATCCGGGCTAAACGTTTTGAAACCAGTCTTCACGGGTTGATCAATGACGGAAGCTGGAATGTGCGGGGCTACGGTTATATTTCGGATCGGGGAATTCCCACAGCTATTGTCAACAATGGGTTTGGGCCTAAAGGGCAGCAGATGCTGGATGAAAATTATTTTGTTCAGGCTAATTTCAGAAAAAAGCTGTTTCCAAAATTTGAAACCCAGGTTAAAGCGAAATTCGCCTATGACTACACCCGGTTTTTAGATACCGTCAATGTTGCCACAACAGTTCTTCCGATAGATAATTCTTATGTTCAGAGGGAACTTTATTTTTCTACATCCAATGTTTATTCCATTAATAAAGACTGGGATGTAAGTGCGAGCTATGATTTTCAGTATAATAATCTGAATGCAAGCCTGACAAATTTCTCTTATCCTACCCGCTATACCTCACTTCTTGCTTTTGCTACAACCTATCAGTGGAATAAATTTAAATTTTTGGGAAGCGTTCTTGGAACATTTGTAAACGAGAATGTAAAAATGAATGCCAAATCTCCAAATAAAACGGAATGGACACCATCTGCATTTCTGAGTTACCAGCCATTTGATTCAAAAGATTTTACGGTTCGCGCTTTTTACAAAAGGATTTTCAGGATGCCTACATTCAATGATCTGTATTACACTATGATCGGGAATGTGATGCTGAAACCGGAATATACCAGCCAGTATGATGTTGGTTTTACCTATCAGAAACTCTACGACCATCAGTTCTTTAAAGGGATTTATGTGAAAGTTGACGGCTACTACAATGAAGTGGAGAATAAAATCATTGCCGTTCCTACGACCAATCTTTTCAGATGGATGATGACGAATCTGGGCGATGTAAGGATTATAGGCGCAGATGTTAATGTTCAGGCTGAATTTGATATTCATAAAATAAAACTAAAACCTCTGGTAAGCTATACCTATCAGAGAGCGGGTGACTACACCGATAAAAAAGAAGATTATTACGCAGACCAGATCTCTTATGTACCATGGCATGCCCTGACCTTTACCATGATGGCAGATTATAAAGACTGGAGCTTCAATTACAGTTTTATGTATACCGGAGAACGTTATGATGCACAGCTTAATAATATCCAGATCAATTATCTTCAGCCGTGGTATACCCATGATTTATCTATTCAGAAAAAATTCAACTGGGATTCTCATCAGTTCAAAGCCAGTTTTGAAGTCAATAATATCCTCGATCAAAATTATGACGTGGTAAAGAATTATCCGATGCCCGGAAGAAATTTTAAACTCATTGTAAGCTTTACATTATGA